In Oncorhynchus clarkii lewisi isolate Uvic-CL-2024 chromosome 16, UVic_Ocla_1.0, whole genome shotgun sequence, one genomic interval encodes:
- the LOC139368722 gene encoding E3 ubiquitin-protein ligase ARIH2-like isoform X1 has translation MSVDMNSQASDSNEDDFGVNSEEDDDGGDDEDQGDIVDYYDGVAGDMEQQGADSFDPEEYQFTCLTYSEIQKVLCKEVNSIAAILKVLPAVAKLVLVHFHWQVSQILDRYKSNSSQLLSEAQVQPSSTCRSVPTPQSLQCGVCLQLVRRDALLALPCQHSFCKTCWEQHCTVLVKDGMGVGISCMAQDCSLQMPEDFVLPLLPGEELKDKYRRYLFRDYVESHFQLQLCPGADCPIVIQVQEPRARRVQCIRCNEVFCFKCRIMYHAPTDCPTIRRWLTKCADDSETANYISAHTKDCPKCNICIEKNGGCNHMQCSKCKHDFCWMCLGDWKTHGSEYYECSRYKENPDIVNQSQQAQAREALKKYLFYFERWENHNKSLQLEAQTYQRIQEKIQERVMNNLGTWIDWQYLQNAAKLLAKCRYTLQYTYPYAYYMESGPRKKLNVRCCGRSCCHNAYDFEYQQAQLEAEIENLSWKVERADTYERGSEGELSANDRGDLENQMHIAEQRRRTLLKDFHDT, from the exons ATGTCTGTGGACATGAACAGCCAGGCCTCTGACAGCAATGAGGATGACTTCGGGGTCAACTCGGAGGAGGATGACGACGGGGGTGACGATGAGGACCAGGGGGACATAGTGGACTACTACGACGGTGTGGCCGGAGACATGGAGCAGCAGGGGGCCGACTCGTTTGACCCAGAGGAGTACCAGTTCACCTGCCTCACCTACAGTGAGATCCAGAAGGTGCTCTGCAAGGAGGTCAACAGTATCGCCGCCATCCTGAAG GTTTTACCTGCTGTAGCCAAACTGGTCCTTGTGCATTTTCACTGGCAAGTGTCACAAATACTGGACAG ATACAAGTCCAACTCATCTCAGTTGCTGTCTGAGGCCCAGGTCCAGCCCAGCAGCACCTGCAGATCAGTTCCT ACCCCTCAGTCCCTCCAGTGTGGGGTGTGTCTGCAGCTGGTTCGGAGGGATGCCCTGCTTGCGCTGCCCTGCCAGCACTCCTTCTGCAAAACATGCTGGGAGCAGCATTGCACTGTACTCGTCAAAGATGGGATGGGAGTGG gtatcTCCTGTATGGCTCAGGATTGTTCCCTCCAAATGCCAGAGGACTTTGTGCTCCCGCTGCTGCCTGGTGAGGAGCTGAAGGACAAATATAGACGCTACCTCTTCAGGGACTATGTGGAG AGCCACTTCCAGCTGCAGCTGTGTCCAGGGGCAGACTGTCCCATCGTCATCCAAGTGCAGGAGCCACGGGCCCGCAGAGTACAGTGCATCCGCTGCAATGAGGTCTTCTG TTTCAAATGCCGGATCATGTACCACGCCCCAACAGACTGCCCAACCATCCGAAGGTGGCTAACCAAATGTGCAGACGATTCAGAGACCGCAAACTACATCAGTGCACACACTAAAGAT TGTCCTAAGTGCAATATCTGCATTGAGAAGAATGGAGGCTGCAATCACATG CAATGCTCCAAGTGCAAACACG ACTTCTGCTGGATGTGTCTGGGGGACTGGAAGACCCATGGCAGTGAGTACTATGAGTGCAGTCGCTACAAGGAGAACCCAGACATCGTCAACCAGAGCCAGCAGGCACAGGCCAGAGAGGCCCTCAAGAAATACCTCTTCTACTTTGAGAGG TGGGAGAACCACAATAAGAGTCTCCAGCTGGAGGCTCAGACGTACCAGCGGATCCAGGAGAAGATCCAAGAGCGGGTGATGAACAACCTGGGCACCTGGATAGACTGGCAGTACCTGCAGAACGCTGCCAAGCTGCTGGCCAAG TGTCGCTACACACTGCAGTATACTTACCCCTACGCCTACTACATGGAGTCTGGTCCTCGTAAAAAACTG AATGTTCGTTGCTGTGGGAGATCGTGCTGTCACAATGCATACGAT TTTGAGTACCAGCAGGCCCAGCTTGAGGCAGAGATTGAGAACCTGTCTTGGAAGGTGGAGCGAGCAGACACCTacgagagagggagtgagggggagctGAGCGCCAATGACCGAGGG GATCTGGAGAATCAGATGCACATTGCTGAGCAGAGGAGACGCACGCTGCTGAAGGATTTTCACGACACCTGA
- the LOC139368722 gene encoding E3 ubiquitin-protein ligase ARIH2-like isoform X2 — protein sequence MSVDMNSQASDSNEDDFGVNSEEDDDGGDDEDQGDIVDYYDGVAGDMEQQGADSFDPEEYQFTCLTYSEIQKVLCKEVNSIAAILKVLPAVAKLVLVHFHWQVSQILDRYKSNSSQLLSEAQVQPSSTCRSVPTPQSLQCGVCLQLVRRDALLALPCQHSFCKTCWEQHCTVLVKDGMGVGISCMAQDCSLQMPEDFVLPLLPGEELKDKYRRYLFRDYVESHFQLQLCPGADCPIVIQVQEPRARRVQCIRCNEVFCFKCRIMYHAPTDCPTIRRWLTKCADDSETANYISAHTKDCPKCNICIEKNGGCNHMQCSKCKHDFCWMCLGDWKTHGSEYYECSRYKENPDIVNQSQQAQAREALKKYLFYFERWENHNKSLQLEAQTYQRIQEKIQERVMNNLGTWIDWQYLQNAAKLLAKCRYTLQYTYPYAYYMESGPRKKLFEYQQAQLEAEIENLSWKVERADTYERGSEGELSANDRGDLENQMHIAEQRRRTLLKDFHDT from the exons ATGTCTGTGGACATGAACAGCCAGGCCTCTGACAGCAATGAGGATGACTTCGGGGTCAACTCGGAGGAGGATGACGACGGGGGTGACGATGAGGACCAGGGGGACATAGTGGACTACTACGACGGTGTGGCCGGAGACATGGAGCAGCAGGGGGCCGACTCGTTTGACCCAGAGGAGTACCAGTTCACCTGCCTCACCTACAGTGAGATCCAGAAGGTGCTCTGCAAGGAGGTCAACAGTATCGCCGCCATCCTGAAG GTTTTACCTGCTGTAGCCAAACTGGTCCTTGTGCATTTTCACTGGCAAGTGTCACAAATACTGGACAG ATACAAGTCCAACTCATCTCAGTTGCTGTCTGAGGCCCAGGTCCAGCCCAGCAGCACCTGCAGATCAGTTCCT ACCCCTCAGTCCCTCCAGTGTGGGGTGTGTCTGCAGCTGGTTCGGAGGGATGCCCTGCTTGCGCTGCCCTGCCAGCACTCCTTCTGCAAAACATGCTGGGAGCAGCATTGCACTGTACTCGTCAAAGATGGGATGGGAGTGG gtatcTCCTGTATGGCTCAGGATTGTTCCCTCCAAATGCCAGAGGACTTTGTGCTCCCGCTGCTGCCTGGTGAGGAGCTGAAGGACAAATATAGACGCTACCTCTTCAGGGACTATGTGGAG AGCCACTTCCAGCTGCAGCTGTGTCCAGGGGCAGACTGTCCCATCGTCATCCAAGTGCAGGAGCCACGGGCCCGCAGAGTACAGTGCATCCGCTGCAATGAGGTCTTCTG TTTCAAATGCCGGATCATGTACCACGCCCCAACAGACTGCCCAACCATCCGAAGGTGGCTAACCAAATGTGCAGACGATTCAGAGACCGCAAACTACATCAGTGCACACACTAAAGAT TGTCCTAAGTGCAATATCTGCATTGAGAAGAATGGAGGCTGCAATCACATG CAATGCTCCAAGTGCAAACACG ACTTCTGCTGGATGTGTCTGGGGGACTGGAAGACCCATGGCAGTGAGTACTATGAGTGCAGTCGCTACAAGGAGAACCCAGACATCGTCAACCAGAGCCAGCAGGCACAGGCCAGAGAGGCCCTCAAGAAATACCTCTTCTACTTTGAGAGG TGGGAGAACCACAATAAGAGTCTCCAGCTGGAGGCTCAGACGTACCAGCGGATCCAGGAGAAGATCCAAGAGCGGGTGATGAACAACCTGGGCACCTGGATAGACTGGCAGTACCTGCAGAACGCTGCCAAGCTGCTGGCCAAG TGTCGCTACACACTGCAGTATACTTACCCCTACGCCTACTACATGGAGTCTGGTCCTCGTAAAAAACTG TTTGAGTACCAGCAGGCCCAGCTTGAGGCAGAGATTGAGAACCTGTCTTGGAAGGTGGAGCGAGCAGACACCTacgagagagggagtgagggggagctGAGCGCCAATGACCGAGGG GATCTGGAGAATCAGATGCACATTGCTGAGCAGAGGAGACGCACGCTGCTGAAGGATTTTCACGACACCTGA